Proteins encoded together in one Chitinophaga lutea window:
- a CDS encoding HesB/IscA family protein: protein METITQSPIKLTTGAIQELQRLRSEEGFDHSQYLRIGVKGGGCSGLSYILGFDARMEDDEVYEIEGIPVVMKKAHGMYLLGMEVDFAQGLNARGFTFSNPNASSSCGCGTSFAV, encoded by the coding sequence ATGGAAACAATCACACAATCTCCTATAAAATTGACCACCGGCGCCATCCAGGAGCTGCAACGCCTCCGTTCCGAAGAAGGTTTTGACCACTCACAGTACCTCCGCATCGGCGTAAAGGGCGGCGGTTGCTCCGGACTGTCTTACATCCTCGGTTTCGATGCCAGAATGGAAGACGATGAGGTGTACGAGATCGAAGGCATCCCGGTAGTAATGAAAAAAGCGCACGGCATGTATCTGCTGGGCATGGAAGTGGATTTTGCGCAGGGACTGAACGCCCGCGGGTTTACTTTCTCCAACCCCAACGCATCATCCAGCTGCGGCTGCGGTACGTCTTTCGCGGTGTAA
- the secDF gene encoding protein translocase subunit SecDF has product MQLKGLVRFFAVALILISLYQLSFTFVVQNYEKKTKSQAEDFVAKQYPSAEQKYPGNKELQSYYRDTLNSLVKERMESVLDSTSGKQIFGFPWFTTYTKAKEKQLNLGLDLQGGMNVVLEVSVEDVVRSLSGQSKDPAFNKAIEKARERKKNSQSDFVTLFGEAYKEEAPTGKLSSIFASAAQKQITFNSTNDQVLTIIRNEAKAAIRNTYKVLQNRIDKFGVASPSINLDENRGIISVELAGVDDAERVRKYLQASANLEFRETYKSSEEFYVTVLQPMNEAIKASQGNAPKVDTTAKKADSTATAAAAPASADSTASLNSLLAKDSGKGTLAGAGDSAKLLEAQAAKENPLFTIFMPNATQQGIVPSSTLGYMAPRDTATFRKYLETPAVKAVIPKDLVFVYGPSNKEDRNQPLQVYGIKVNPANPKAKITGERVIRAKADFGQDNQVEVSMSMDPTGTRDWRNLTRALKPTNPQDPRTFNYVAIVLDNVVYTAPSINTEIPNGNSSISGNFTTEEADDLANILMSGRMPAPAKIVQEQVVGPTLGQESIEAGAKSFIISFVVIFILMLVYFNTGGWVANIALILNLLFTVGILASLGATLTMPGIAGLVLTIGMAVDTNVIIFERIKDELSRGKTYQQAVEDGYKRSYAPVLDGHITSLLTACILFYFGLGPVLGFATTQIIGLLLSLFCGILVSRMITDWWTGKKRHLEYFTPLSRRIFKHAKYDFVGMRKYTYIISAIVLVLGIGSFFNGFDRGVDFSGGRSYTVRFDKAVNRTAVHEALNKEFESETFVKTIGENNQLNITTSYKVEENTDEASAEVLGKLYNSLKPYYDGSIDQQTFVSKYLVGSQTVAPTISDDLRQGAVKATILSLLVVFLYILLRFNKWQYSIGTIVSLLHDVLVTLIVFSFCRNWVPFALEIDQHFIAAILTVIGFSMNDTVIVFDRIRENFRLTKGGDTKTVINRAINETLSRTIMTSVTVFLTILILFIFGGEVTRGFAFAMLIGVLTGAYSSIFVAAPILVDFDRKNTLSQEKEAVKIEKAPPLVGGK; this is encoded by the coding sequence ATGCAACTAAAAGGACTGGTTAGATTTTTTGCTGTCGCACTAATCCTTATCTCTTTGTATCAATTGTCCTTCACGTTTGTGGTGCAGAACTATGAGAAAAAGACTAAGAGCCAGGCAGAAGATTTTGTGGCCAAACAATATCCCTCTGCCGAACAGAAGTATCCCGGTAACAAAGAGTTACAATCTTATTACAGGGACACGCTGAATTCCCTGGTCAAAGAGAGAATGGAATCCGTGCTCGACAGCACCAGCGGCAAGCAGATTTTTGGATTTCCCTGGTTTACCACCTACACCAAAGCAAAAGAAAAACAGCTGAACCTGGGCCTCGACCTCCAGGGCGGTATGAACGTGGTGCTGGAGGTAAGCGTGGAAGATGTGGTGCGGAGCCTTTCCGGCCAGTCCAAAGATCCGGCATTCAACAAAGCCATCGAGAAAGCGAGAGAGCGCAAGAAAAACAGCCAGTCTGATTTTGTGACCCTTTTCGGAGAGGCCTATAAAGAAGAGGCCCCCACCGGCAAACTGTCTTCCATTTTCGCCAGCGCCGCCCAGAAGCAGATCACTTTCAACAGCACCAACGACCAGGTGCTGACGATCATCCGCAACGAAGCGAAAGCAGCGATCAGGAATACCTATAAAGTACTGCAGAACCGTATCGACAAGTTCGGCGTAGCATCTCCCTCCATCAACCTCGACGAGAACCGCGGCATCATTTCCGTGGAACTGGCCGGTGTGGACGATGCCGAGCGTGTTCGTAAATACCTGCAGGCCAGCGCGAACCTCGAGTTCCGCGAAACCTACAAAAGCAGCGAAGAGTTTTATGTAACGGTGCTGCAGCCCATGAACGAAGCCATCAAAGCTTCCCAGGGCAACGCGCCTAAAGTGGATACCACCGCTAAAAAAGCCGATTCCACCGCTACCGCCGCCGCGGCGCCTGCATCCGCAGATTCTACGGCCAGCCTGAACAGCCTGCTGGCGAAAGATTCCGGCAAAGGTACACTGGCAGGCGCCGGTGATTCCGCCAAACTGCTGGAAGCACAGGCCGCCAAAGAAAACCCGCTGTTCACCATCTTCATGCCGAACGCCACCCAACAGGGCATCGTACCCAGCTCCACGCTCGGTTACATGGCCCCCAGGGATACCGCCACTTTCCGGAAATACCTGGAAACACCGGCTGTGAAAGCAGTGATCCCGAAAGACCTCGTGTTCGTATACGGCCCGTCCAACAAAGAAGACCGCAACCAGCCCCTGCAGGTATACGGTATCAAAGTGAACCCGGCCAACCCGAAAGCTAAAATCACCGGTGAAAGGGTGATCAGGGCGAAAGCCGACTTCGGCCAGGACAACCAGGTGGAAGTTTCCATGAGCATGGACCCCACCGGTACCCGCGACTGGAGGAACCTCACCCGCGCGCTGAAACCCACCAATCCGCAGGATCCCCGCACGTTCAACTACGTAGCCATCGTGCTGGACAACGTGGTGTACACCGCGCCTTCCATCAACACCGAAATCCCGAACGGCAACTCTTCCATCAGCGGTAACTTCACCACGGAAGAAGCCGATGACCTGGCGAACATCCTGATGAGCGGCAGAATGCCTGCCCCCGCCAAGATCGTACAGGAACAGGTGGTAGGCCCCACGCTCGGTCAGGAATCGATCGAAGCAGGCGCCAAATCATTCATCATTTCCTTTGTCGTGATCTTCATCCTGATGCTGGTGTACTTCAACACCGGCGGTTGGGTAGCCAATATCGCACTTATCCTCAACCTGCTGTTTACCGTAGGTATCCTCGCTTCGCTGGGCGCCACGCTCACCATGCCTGGTATCGCCGGTCTGGTGCTTACCATCGGTATGGCTGTGGATACGAACGTAATCATCTTTGAAAGGATCAAGGATGAGCTGAGCCGTGGTAAAACTTACCAGCAGGCCGTGGAAGACGGTTATAAACGGTCTTACGCACCTGTACTGGACGGTCACATCACCTCCCTGCTCACCGCCTGCATCCTGTTCTACTTCGGCCTCGGCCCCGTACTGGGCTTCGCCACCACGCAGATCATCGGTCTGTTGCTGTCCCTGTTCTGCGGTATCCTCGTATCCCGTATGATCACCGACTGGTGGACCGGCAAAAAAAGGCACCTGGAGTATTTCACCCCCCTCAGCCGCCGTATTTTCAAACATGCCAAATACGATTTCGTGGGCATGCGCAAATACACTTACATCATCTCCGCGATCGTGCTGGTACTCGGTATCGGTTCTTTCTTCAACGGATTTGACCGCGGCGTGGACTTCAGCGGCGGCCGCAGCTACACCGTGCGTTTCGACAAAGCGGTGAACCGCACTGCCGTGCACGAAGCGCTGAACAAAGAGTTCGAATCGGAAACCTTTGTAAAGACCATCGGCGAAAACAACCAGCTGAACATCACCACTTCTTACAAAGTGGAAGAAAATACAGACGAAGCATCCGCAGAAGTACTGGGTAAACTGTACAACAGCCTGAAACCTTACTACGATGGGAGTATCGACCAGCAGACGTTCGTCAGCAAATACCTGGTGGGTTCCCAGACAGTAGCACCCACTATCTCCGACGACCTTCGCCAGGGTGCGGTGAAAGCCACCATCCTGTCCCTGCTGGTGGTGTTCCTGTACATCCTGCTGCGATTCAACAAATGGCAGTACTCCATCGGTACCATCGTATCGCTGCTGCACGACGTACTGGTAACATTGATCGTGTTCTCGTTCTGCCGCAACTGGGTGCCTTTTGCGCTGGAAATCGACCAGCACTTCATTGCGGCCATCCTCACCGTGATCGGTTTCTCGATGAACGATACCGTGATCGTGTTCGACAGGATCCGTGAGAACTTCCGCCTGACCAAAGGCGGGGATACCAAAACAGTGATCAACCGTGCGATCAACGAAACGCTGAGCCGTACGATCATGACCTCTGTAACGGTGTTCCTCACCATCCTCATCCTCTTCATCTTCGGCGGTGAAGTAACCCGCGGCTTTGCCTTCGCAATGCTGATCGGCGTGCTCACCGGTGCATACTCTTCCATCTTCGTAGCGGCCCCCATCCTGGTAGACTTCGACCGGAAGAATACGCTCTCCCAGGAGAAAGAAGCCGTAAAAATCGAAAAGGCGCCGCCGTTAGTGGGTGGTAAATAA
- a CDS encoding serine hydrolase encodes MHKKNNGRLDSLLQANAARLGPVMADPEAYRLQIIYTQIDRDARNRPVFTDYYYRDLPAEYFYPASTVKMPAALLALEKLNRLGIDKNTPLHTDSLSGISAAVTADSSAENLEPSVAHYIKKIFLVSDNDAFNRLYELLGQEEFNRGLWEKGYPSSQIRHRLDVALPQEANRRTNPVKFMRNGTVVYSQPEQVSRLEFPPRHDSVGRAHYAGNQLVRAPFDFSVKNRLLLKDLHQILRSIIFPESVTSGQSFRLKEDDYRFLYRYMSQLPTETTFPVYDTAEFHRNYVKYLMGGADAATALPAGLRIFNKPGWAYGFLTDVAYFADFANGVEFMLSATLYANSDGIIGDNKYDFETAGKPFLKELGWLIYEAELQRARKHKPDLQRYKVTYEKEQQP; translated from the coding sequence ATGCACAAAAAAAACAACGGCCGGCTCGATTCGCTGCTGCAGGCCAATGCAGCCCGGCTGGGGCCGGTAATGGCTGATCCGGAGGCTTACCGGCTGCAGATCATCTATACGCAGATAGACCGGGATGCCCGTAACCGACCGGTTTTCACGGATTATTATTACCGCGATCTGCCCGCGGAGTACTTCTACCCCGCCTCTACCGTCAAAATGCCGGCGGCCCTGCTGGCACTGGAAAAGCTCAACCGGCTGGGCATCGACAAAAATACGCCCCTCCATACCGACAGCCTGTCAGGTATTTCGGCGGCGGTAACGGCCGACAGCAGCGCGGAAAACCTCGAGCCTTCCGTGGCGCATTACATTAAAAAAATCTTTCTGGTCAGTGATAACGACGCCTTTAACCGGCTGTACGAACTGCTGGGACAGGAGGAATTCAACCGCGGGCTCTGGGAAAAGGGCTACCCTTCCTCCCAAATCCGCCACCGCCTGGATGTGGCCCTCCCACAGGAAGCCAACCGCCGCACCAACCCCGTGAAATTCATGAGGAACGGTACGGTTGTTTACAGCCAGCCGGAACAGGTCAGCCGCCTCGAATTTCCGCCCCGGCACGATTCCGTGGGCCGCGCCCATTACGCCGGTAATCAGCTTGTGCGGGCGCCGTTCGACTTCTCCGTCAAAAACCGGCTGTTACTCAAAGACCTCCACCAGATACTCAGGAGTATAATTTTTCCGGAAAGTGTAACATCCGGGCAGTCATTTCGTTTAAAGGAGGATGACTACCGGTTTTTATACCGGTACATGTCGCAGCTGCCAACGGAAACCACCTTCCCGGTATACGATACCGCAGAATTCCACCGGAATTACGTGAAATACCTGATGGGCGGGGCAGATGCGGCAACGGCACTGCCCGCGGGGTTACGCATTTTCAACAAACCGGGCTGGGCATATGGCTTTTTGACGGACGTAGCCTATTTTGCGGATTTTGCCAACGGGGTGGAGTTTATGCTCTCGGCAACCTTGTACGCCAACTCTGACGGCATCATCGGCGACAATAAATACGACTTTGAAACCGCAGGCAAGCCTTTCCTGAAAGAACTGGGATGGCTGATTTACGAGGCGGAGCTGCAGCGGGCCAGGAAACATAAACCGGATTTGCAACGTTACAAAGTGACTTATGAAAAAGAACAACAACCGTAA